From one Flavobacteriales bacterium genomic stretch:
- the gdhA gene encoding NADP-specific glutamate dehydrogenase, which translates to MAKSNKAVDAFMAEVKKRNGNEPEFLQAVHEVAEMVIPFIEANPKYKGKMLLERMVEPERTIIFRVPWVDDKGHTQVNRGFRIEFNSAIGPYKGGLRFHPSVNLSILKFLGFEQTFKNSLTTLPMGGGKGGSDFDPKGKSDNEVMRFCQSFMTELWRHVGQFTDVPAGDIGVGGREIGFMFGQDKRLRNEFTGVFTGKGRTWGGSLMRPEATGYGCVYFAEEMMKHNKTSFKGKTVAVSGSGNVAQYAIEKATQLGAKVVTASDSDGSIHDPNGINGEKLAFLMDLKNVKRGRIEEYAKKFKGVTYRKGARVWDVVAKCDVALPCATQNELDGKNAKDLVKKGVKYVAEGANMPSTPEAIEVFAAAKVAFAPGKASNAGGVATSGLEMSQNSLRLSWTAEEVDQRLHSIMKNIHAACVRHGAEGKSVNYVKGANIAGFVKVADAMLDQGVV; encoded by the coding sequence ATGGCAAAGTCGAACAAGGCCGTTGATGCCTTCATGGCCGAAGTGAAGAAGCGCAACGGCAACGAGCCGGAATTCCTCCAGGCCGTTCACGAAGTAGCCGAGATGGTGATCCCTTTCATCGAAGCGAACCCCAAGTACAAGGGTAAGATGCTCCTGGAGCGCATGGTGGAGCCCGAGCGCACCATCATCTTCCGTGTGCCGTGGGTGGATGACAAGGGCCACACCCAAGTGAACCGAGGCTTCCGCATCGAATTCAACAGCGCCATCGGACCCTACAAGGGCGGCCTGCGCTTCCACCCCAGCGTGAACCTCAGCATCCTGAAGTTCCTGGGCTTCGAGCAGACCTTCAAGAACAGCCTCACCACGCTGCCCATGGGCGGCGGCAAGGGCGGCAGCGACTTCGATCCGAAGGGAAAGAGCGACAATGAAGTGATGCGCTTCTGCCAGAGCTTCATGACCGAATTGTGGCGCCACGTGGGCCAGTTCACCGATGTGCCCGCGGGCGACATCGGCGTGGGCGGACGCGAGATCGGCTTCATGTTCGGCCAGGACAAGCGCTTGCGCAACGAGTTCACCGGCGTGTTCACCGGCAAGGGCCGCACCTGGGGCGGTTCGCTCATGCGCCCGGAAGCCACCGGCTACGGTTGCGTGTACTTCGCTGAGGAGATGATGAAGCACAATAAGACAAGCTTCAAGGGCAAGACGGTGGCGGTGAGCGGCAGCGGCAACGTTGCGCAGTACGCCATTGAGAAGGCCACGCAGCTCGGCGCCAAAGTGGTCACCGCCAGCGACAGCGACGGCAGCATCCACGATCCCAACGGCATCAATGGCGAGAAGCTCGCCTTCCTCATGGACCTGAAGAATGTGAAGCGCGGCCGCATCGAGGAGTACGCGAAGAAGTTCAAGGGCGTCACCTACAGGAAGGGCGCGCGCGTGTGGGACGTGGTGGCCAAGTGCGATGTGGCACTGCCCTGCGCCACGCAGAACGAGCTCGATGGCAAGAACGCGAAGGACCTGGTGAAGAAGGGCGTGAAGTACGTGGCCGAAGGCGCCAACATGCCAAGCACGCCTGAAGCGATCGAAGTGTTCGCCGCTGCCAAGGTGGCCTTTGCCCCGGGCAAGGCCAGCAACGCCGGTGGTGTGGCCACCAGCGGCCTGGAGATGAGCCAGAACAGCCTGCGCCTGAGCTGGACCGCCGAAGAGGTGGATCAGCGCCTGCACAGCATCATGAAGAACATCCACGCCGCCTGCGTGAGGCACGGCGCCGAGGGCAAGAGCGTGAACTACGTGAAGGGCGCCAACATCGCCGGCTTCGTGAAAGTGGCCGACGCGATGCTGGATCAGGGGGTGGTGTAA
- the dprA gene encoding DNA-protecting protein DprA, giving the protein MTDQESIHRIALSMLKGIGPVNARNLVAYCGGVDPVFTDKKLKNTLEKVPGIGPKLIASITDKKVLPAAEKELEYVRKHRLRMLFYLDAEYPKRLKQCEDAPVILFVKGHADLDDARMVSIVGTRTPTEPGKQLCAELVQGLKEVNATIVSGLAYGIDIVAHRHAIKNGLPTIGCVAHGLDKLYPGDHAVTAKDMVKHGALVSELPSGSHFAPGNFPARNRVIAGLSDCTIVVESGPKGGSLITADIASSYDREVFAFPGRPTDPRSEGCNKLIQQNKAALVNNAKDVITLMEWLPKKKKASVQAALFAELMPDEQLLLDLIRAKGRISIDDLCMQSKWPQGKVAGLLLNMEFSGAVRSLPGKVYEVN; this is encoded by the coding sequence ATGACCGATCAGGAGTCCATCCACCGCATCGCCCTGAGCATGCTCAAGGGCATCGGGCCGGTGAACGCGCGCAACCTCGTGGCCTATTGCGGCGGCGTGGATCCCGTCTTCACGGACAAGAAGCTGAAGAACACGTTGGAGAAGGTGCCCGGCATCGGGCCGAAGCTCATCGCCTCCATCACCGACAAGAAGGTATTGCCAGCCGCCGAGAAGGAGCTGGAATACGTGCGAAAGCACCGGCTCCGCATGCTCTTTTACCTCGATGCGGAATACCCGAAGCGCCTGAAGCAATGCGAGGATGCTCCGGTGATCCTCTTCGTGAAAGGCCATGCCGACCTTGACGATGCGCGCATGGTGAGCATCGTTGGGACGCGCACGCCCACCGAGCCCGGCAAGCAGCTCTGTGCGGAGCTCGTGCAGGGGTTGAAGGAGGTGAACGCCACCATCGTCAGCGGCCTCGCCTACGGAATAGACATCGTGGCGCATCGGCATGCGATCAAGAACGGCCTGCCCACCATCGGCTGTGTGGCGCATGGATTGGACAAGCTCTACCCCGGTGACCACGCCGTCACGGCCAAGGACATGGTGAAGCACGGCGCGCTCGTGAGCGAATTGCCCAGCGGCTCGCACTTCGCACCGGGCAATTTCCCCGCGCGCAACCGCGTGATCGCCGGCCTCAGCGATTGCACCATCGTGGTGGAGAGCGGCCCCAAGGGCGGCTCCCTCATCACCGCCGACATCGCCAGCAGCTACGACCGCGAGGTCTTCGCCTTTCCCGGCCGGCCCACCGACCCGCGGAGCGAAGGCTGCAACAAGCTCATCCAGCAGAACAAGGCGGCCCTGGTGAACAACGCCAAGGATGTGATCACCCTGATGGAATGGCTGCCCAAGAAGAAGAAGGCTTCCGTTCAAGCCGCGCTCTTCGCGGAACTGATGCCCGATGAGCAGTTGTTGTTGGATTTGATCAGGGCCAAGGGCAGGATCAGCATCGATGACCTCTGCATGCAGAGCAAATGGCCACAAGGCAAAGTGGCCGGACTGCTGCTCAACATGGAGTTCAGCGGGGCGGTGAGGAGCCTTCCGGGGAAGGTGTATGAGGTGAATTGA